A single window of Cheilinus undulatus linkage group 12, ASM1832078v1, whole genome shotgun sequence DNA harbors:
- the LOC121519003 gene encoding caspase recruitment domain-containing protein 8-like, translating to MDTDQTNPNKRKKTDSSTDTDLQTTEKEAPSSFSPKKTGSTYRFMCPGQGVFQCASTGLVFTMEKEAELQYKTVKWDEALLQSAGKVAAGPLFDIQCPEEAVCQVRLPHGESKEGLLVDGGLSVVNITDDGMSFLEPLEITDTHVVVKVSHPSAFGLVWDFFKRFLGNSLPINGAVLLFVRPLTIRKKVLYVFLEPENVDNDKLTYQQDGAAKVKASSKCLLSFGQNYSVHCEAEDFQIQPEHEQFHISYGPNYFPSFEVFLPTNQEEVTLTVQDQDRREVWRCDVFLEGSRRETLPNIVPAEDRLPIGDQAPAEDRVPIGDRVSAEERLFSARTEFIKRVSDPVLDHLIDGLLQDGVINDEQRQSFRTKARADKAADVIDSVRGKGAEALIASLSEADPWLCRALNLK from the exons ATGGACACGGACCAGACCAACCCCAACAAACGCAAAAAAACGGACTCTTCAACAGACACCGACCTTCAAACCACCGAAAAAGAG GCTCCATCATCCTTCTCACCTAAAAAGACTGGCTCTACATACAG GTTCATGTGTCCTGGTCAGGGTGTGTTCCAGTGTGCTTCCACTGGGCTGGTGTTTACTATGGAAAAGGAGGCGGAGCTTCAGTACAAGACTGTCAAATGGGATGAGGCTCTCCTCCAGTCAGCTGGCAAGGTGGCCGCAGGGCCGCTGTTTGACATCCAGTGTCCTGAAGAAGCTGTGTGTCAGGTCCGCCTCCCACACGGCGAATCAAAGGAAG GACTGCTTGTTGATGGAGGCTTGTCTGTTGTCAACATCACTGATGATGGGATGAGCTTCTTGGAGCCGTTGGAGATCACAGACACTCATGTGGTTGTGAAAGTCTCTCACCCATCCGCCTTTGGCCTGgtctgggatttttttaaaaggtttctGGGAAATTCCCTGCCAATAAACGGAGCAGTCCTGCTGTTCGTCCGACCTCTCACCATCAGGAAAAAAGTGCTCTATGTGTTTCTGGAGCCAGAAAACGTCGATAATGACAAG CTCACTTATCAGCAGGATGGAGCAGCTAAAGTCAAGGCCTCTTCTAAATGTCTTCTCAGCTTTGGTCAGAATTACAGCGTCCACTGTGAAGCGGAGGACTTCCAAATTCAGCCAGAG CATGAACAATTCCACATAAGCTATGGACCAAATTATTTCCCATCATTTGAAGTTTTCCTCCCAACAAACCAAGAGGAAGTGACACTGACAGTCCAGGACCAAGACAGGAGAGAAGTCTGGAGATGTGATGTGTTTCTTGAAG GTTCAAGAAGAGAAACTCTGCCGAATATTGTTCCAGCAGAGGACAGGCTTCCTATAGGGGACCAGGCTCCAGCAGAGGACAGAGTCCCTATAGGGGACAGAGTCTCTGCAGAAGAGAGGCTTTTTTCAGCTAGGACAGAGTTCATCAAAAGAGTGTCAGATCCTGTTCTGGACCATCTCATAGACGGACTCCTGCAGGACGGTGTTATAAATGATGAACAGAGGCAGTCCTTCCGCACCAAAGCCAGAGCAGACAAAGCTGCGGATGTGATTGATTCAGTGCGAGGAAAGGGGGCTGAAGCCCTGATCGCCTCTCTTTCTGAGGCGGATCCATGGCTTTGCAGAGCGCtgaacttaaaataa
- the btg3 gene encoding protein BTG3 yields the protein MRREIAAVVFFLKRLVKRGEKLESEKVELFVERLAVALQEKFKGHWYPENPSKGQAYRCIRVNRFHRQDPELLRACHESGVQYRDLGLPRELTLWVDPGEVCCRYGEQNPCFSVASFSNDEEEDKDVAKKVTSALERVTSDYHSGSSSDEEGMRTSPLTVPNSRCTKQTMNPAAPTWHPKKMVPGKGHMVPRPQYTFRPRSRAPHTLRHTLWVPPGHHGGYWDTNPHLAHCYS from the exons ATGAGGAGAGAAATAGCAGCTGTGGTGTTTTTCCTGAAGAGGCTTGTGAAAAGAGGGGAGAAGTTGGAGTCAGAGAAGGTGGAGCTGTTTGTTGAGAGGCTGGCTGTCGCTCTGCAGGAGAAGTTCAAGGGTCATTGGTACCCTGAAAACCCAAGCAAAGGACAGGCATATAG GTGTATCCGTGTGAACCGGTTTCACAGGCAGGATCCAGAGCTTCTTCGGGCCTGCCATGAGAGCGGTGTTCAGTACAGGGACCTCGGACTGCCTCGTGAACTCACATTGTGGGTGGACCCTGGGGAGGTCTGCTGCAG ATATGGAGAACAGAACCCTTGCTTCTCAGTGGCCAGTTTCTCtaatgatgaggaggaggacaaAGATGTTGCAAAGAAGGTGACGAGCGCTTTGGAGAGGGTGACGTCAGACTATCACTCAGGTTCTTCATCTGATGAGGAGGGCATGCGCACCTCCCCCCTCACTGTTCCCAACAGCCGCTGTACTAAACAG acaaTGAATCCTGCAGCTCCTACATGGCATCCGAAGAAGATGGTTCCAGGGAAAGGTCACATGGTTCCCCGGCCTCAGTACACATTCAGGCCTCGCAGCAGAGCTCCTCACACTTTAAGGCACACCCTGTGGGTCCCTCCAGGCCACCATGGAGGATACTGGGACACAAACCCACATCTGGCACACTGTTACAGTTAG